CACGGGCACGAACGTCGGCCAGGCGAAGCAGCTCTGCCCGTGGCTCCGGCTCGTGGAAGGCCGGCACGAGCAGTACATCGAACTGCACCACCGCATCATCGCCGCCATCGAGACCGTGCTGCCGATCGAGCGGGTGTGGTCGATCGACGAGTTCGCCTGCCGGCTCTCGCTGCAGCACCGCGAGCGGGCGCCGGCGCTCGAGATGGCCGGTCGGGTGAAACAAGCCGTGGCTACGCAGGTGGGGCGGCACCTGCGGTGTTCGGTCGGCCTGGCGCCCAACCGCTTCTTGGCGAAGGTGGCGGCCGGGATGCGCAAGCCGGACGGGCTGACCCACCTCGGCCTGGAAGACCTGCCCGACGCGCTGCACCCGCTGCAGCTGGGCGACCTGCCGGGCATCGGCCGCGGCATGCAGCGGCGGCTCGAGCAGTTCGGCGTGCGGACGGTCCGCCAGCTTTGTGCGACGCCGCCGGAAACCATGCGGATGATCTGGCGGAGCAAGGTGGGCGAGCAGTGGAGCCGCTGGCTGCGTGGCGAGGACGTGCCCGACCCGCCGACCAAGCGGGGCAGCGTGGGGCACTCGCACGTGCTGCCCCCGGAGCTGCGGACCGATACCGGCGCGCGGGCCGTGATGACCAGGCTGCTGCACAAGGCGGCGGCCCGCCTGCGGCGCCTGGGCTACGCGGCGGGGCGGATGGAGGTGGAGATAAGCCAGTTCGGCGACGGCCCCGCGTGGCGAGTGACCGTCAAGCTCGGCGGGGTGCAGGACACGCCGACGCTGCTCAAGGCGCTCGAAGCCGCCTGGGAGTGCCGCCCGCGGGGCATGCAGCCGCTGAAGGCCTCGGTCACGCTCTACGGCCTGACCGCGCCGCAGAGCCTGCCGCTGTTCGCCGACCACCAGCAGGCGATCCGCGCGTCGCGGGTGATGGACGCGGTCAACGCCGAGCTGGGGCCGACGGCGTTGTACTTCGCGTCGATGCACAAGTCGCGGGACGCGGCGCCGCTGCGGATCGCGTTCACCAACATCCCGGAGGTGGCGTTTGAGGGGGCGCGGGACCCGCGCCCCCGCGGCGGGTTGCGGCGGGCCGACTAGCGGTCGACCGGCGGCGCCGGGGGGCCGCACAACTCGATCAAATACTGCGTAATGACTAATGCGGACAGGGCGCACAGCCGCGTCGAGCGGAACAACCGGCCTACTCGCCGCCACGCGAGAAAGTTCCTCAAGTAGGCCCCCCCAGAATAACGAAACTAGGTATCGGACGGGTGGCTCCGGACAGACACCCTGCGTCGAAGACGCGGGGCGTCGGGAAAGGGCCGCTCGCAGGGGGGAGCCTGCCAAACCGTCCCACCGGTAAACGCTATCGCCGCTAGTGCGCGCCCCGCGCCGATGCTGTAGCGTCTGAATGGTTCCTTCTGTTTCCCCGACTCGGCTGGAGCTGCGCTCAAACGGCGCGACCCAACAGCAGGGTGGGGTTGGGCGTCTTGGAGGGATTACCCGGCGCTGGCTGCGTCGAGTCTTCCTTCCGCGACGGTTTTTCCCAATCCTCCGTGCTGGCGCCTGCCGATCCGGCTTAGAGAGAGGTCGTGGATCAGAAGGACCTGTCCCCACCAAAAGCGGCTTCAACATTGTGTAACAGCCCCGACCCAGACACGTGCGACCGGCTGGCGAACGCCTCCGGAGCAGGGATTGCTCGCGAGTAGCGGGTGCGTACGTGAGGGGCGATAGACGGCTCTGGCATTTGGCGCGCACCAGCGTCCAGAGCCGAGCGAACAAACAGCAAGACGAGAATTGGAGAGCCCGATGAAGGTCTTCACTACTGGTCAGGTCGCCAAGATCTGTAAAGTGGCCCCCCGCACGGTCAGCAAGTGGTTCGACTCGGGTCGCCTGAAGGGCTACCGAATCCCCGGATCGCAAGACCGCCGCATCCCCCGCGAGTATTTGATTAAGTTCCTCAAGGAGCACGGCATGCCGCTGGGCGACCTGGAGGACGAGGCGATGGCCAAGGTGCTCATCGTCGCGCAGGACCAGGTCCTGATCGAGAACCTCAAGCGTGAGCTTCCCGCCGAAAAGTCCTTCCGCACCTCCACGGCCGCCAGCGGCTTCGAGGCCGGGATCCAGTCCGAGAGCTTCCACCCGGACTGCATCATCGTGGACTTCTCGATCGGGCACGTCGAGGCGCTGCAGATCTGCCAGAACCTGCGTCGCAACACCGACTTCAGCGAGACGATCCTGATCGCTCTGCTGCCGGACGACGGGTCGTCGATGAGCTTCGACCGCTCCACCATCAACGAGACGTTCAAGAAGCCGTTCGACGCGGCCCTCTTGGCGGAGCGGCTGCGGACGCTGATTGGCGCCCGCAAGGAGCTGGTCTAAGACCAACGAGTTGGATGTTCAGCCCGCTTCCTGAACTCAACTCGAAGCGGATTACATAGAACAGGGACGGCCGAAGGACTCGGCCGGCCAGCCGCCCGGCGGGGTCCCGTCCGCCGGGGAGGAATGGCGCCCAAACGAAAAGGCCCGGTCGCATGACCGGGCCTTTTTGTGTTCTAACGTTCTGCTGCGCGGGTGGCGCTGGCTCTGGGTGGGCTGCTCCGACGAGCCCGGGCGGTAACGCCCGGTAGCAGCACCACCGCTCGCTCCGAGCGTTAACGCTTGGAGAACTGGGTGCCACGGCGGGCGCCGTGCAGACCGGGCTTCTTCCGCTCCTTCATGCGGCTGTCGCGGGTGAGGTACTCGCCCTCACGCAGCTTGTCGTGCAGGTCGGAGTCGTACTTGACCAGCGCGCGGGCGATGCCCTGCATGCAGGCGCCGGCCTGGCCGGTGTTGCCGCCGCCGTGGCAGCGGATGATCACGTCGACCGAGTCCTTCAGCTCGCACTGCGTCAGCGGGGCGACTACCGCGTTGCGGTCCTGCTGGATCGGGAAGTACTCTTCCAGCTCCCGCTTGTTGATGGTGATCTTGCCGGAGCCGGGACGGATGCGGACGCGGGCCACGCTGGTCTTGCGGCGGCCGGTTCCCAGGGCGTCCTTTTCGGTGGCGGTGCTCATGTGCGAGTGATTAGTAGTTGGTGGGTGGTGTGTGGTTGGCCGCCGAGGCTAACAGCCGGCGAGCTGGCCGGCGTTAGTCGTTGGTCTTGCCGCAGCGGCTCGGGCCCTTGCCGCCCAGCACGACCTTCTCGGGCGACTGCGCCTGGTGCGGGTGGTTGGGTCCGGCGTAGACCTTTAGCTTGGCCAGCATCTTCGAGGCCAGCTTGTTCTTGGGCAGCATCCGGCGGACGGCCTCCTCGAGGATCATCTCCGGCTTGCGCTCCAGGCGGTCGCCGGCCTTGATGGTCCGCTGGCGGGGGTAGCCGGTGTACCAGGCGTACTCCTTCTGCTCCCACTTCTTGCCGGTGAACTTGATCTTCTCGGCGTTCACCACGACGACGAAGTCGCCGGTGTCGACGTGCGGGGTGTAGGTCGGGCGGTGCTTGCCCATCAGGATCACGGCGATGTCGCTCGCCAGGCGGCCTACGATCTGGTCCTCGGCGTCGACGAGCAGCCACTTGCGCTCAATCTCGCCCGAATCCAGCAGCCCGGCGTTGGCCATGAACGTCTTTTGCATCGGTTCGTCCGTCTTCGTCAGCACGTACTTGTCGAGAGCGGGCCGGCTGAGGGTGTCCCCCTTCCAGCGGCCCACGGGGACACGGGAATTCGGCAGTTTAACGGTCGGCCCACACAGGCACAAGGCCTAAGGCCGCGCCCAGGGCCCGCCTCGGGTGGCCGAGCTGCCGGCGGCGCGGGTTGGTCGCGTCTGCGCTATTGGGTAAATCCTGCGCATAGCGTGCGCACACCGCTTAACGCCACTTTGGAGCGGATCTAGAATCGCAGAATCCCACCAAACCCGCCCCCTGCCTGGAGTTCCGCCGCCATGATCGTTGGCGTCCCCCGTGAAATTAAGAAAGACGAGTACCGCATTGCCATGCTCCCGGTTGGCGCCGAGGAGCTGACCCGCCGAGGTCACCAGGTGCTGGTCGAATCGGGCGCCGGGCTGGGCTCCGGGCTGCCCGACGAAGCCTACCAAGCGGCGGGGGCTGAGATGGTGGCCAACCGCGACGACATCTTCGCCAGGGCGGATATGATCGTGAAGGTGAAGGAGCCGCAGCCAGACGAGTGGCCCCTGATCCGACCCGGGCAGATCCTGTTCACCTACTTCCACTTCGCGGCCAGCCGCGAGCTGACCGACGCGATGGTCGCCTCGCAGTCGACCTGCGTCGCCTACGAGACCCTCCGCGACGCTGAGGGGCGGCTGCCTCTGCTCACCCCCATGAGCGAGGTGGCCGGCCGCATGAGCGTTCAGGAGG
This genomic interval from Posidoniimonas corsicana contains the following:
- a CDS encoding DNA polymerase Y family protein; translated protein: MATTRWLYLDMNAFFASAEQQLQPALRGKPVAVVPTMTDRTCCIAVSYEARQFGIRTGTNVGQAKQLCPWLRLVEGRHEQYIELHHRIIAAIETVLPIERVWSIDEFACRLSLQHRERAPALEMAGRVKQAVATQVGRHLRCSVGLAPNRFLAKVAAGMRKPDGLTHLGLEDLPDALHPLQLGDLPGIGRGMQRRLEQFGVRTVRQLCATPPETMRMIWRSKVGEQWSRWLRGEDVPDPPTKRGSVGHSHVLPPELRTDTGARAVMTRLLHKAAARLRRLGYAAGRMEVEISQFGDGPAWRVTVKLGGVQDTPTLLKALEAAWECRPRGMQPLKASVTLYGLTAPQSLPLFADHQQAIRASRVMDAVNAELGPTALYFASMHKSRDAAPLRIAFTNIPEVAFEGARDPRPRGGLRRAD
- the rplM gene encoding 50S ribosomal protein L13, translating into MQKTFMANAGLLDSGEIERKWLLVDAEDQIVGRLASDIAVILMGKHRPTYTPHVDTGDFVVVVNAEKIKFTGKKWEQKEYAWYTGYPRQRTIKAGDRLERKPEMILEEAVRRMLPKNKLASKMLAKLKVYAGPNHPHQAQSPEKVVLGGKGPSRCGKTND
- a CDS encoding helix-turn-helix domain-containing protein → MKVFTTGQVAKICKVAPRTVSKWFDSGRLKGYRIPGSQDRRIPREYLIKFLKEHGMPLGDLEDEAMAKVLIVAQDQVLIENLKRELPAEKSFRTSTAASGFEAGIQSESFHPDCIIVDFSIGHVEALQICQNLRRNTDFSETILIALLPDDGSSMSFDRSTINETFKKPFDAALLAERLRTLIGARKELV
- the rpsI gene encoding 30S ribosomal protein S9 encodes the protein MSTATEKDALGTGRRKTSVARVRIRPGSGKITINKRELEEYFPIQQDRNAVVAPLTQCELKDSVDVIIRCHGGGNTGQAGACMQGIARALVKYDSDLHDKLREGEYLTRDSRMKERKKPGLHGARRGTQFSKR